From a region of the Nocardioides ginsengisegetis genome:
- a CDS encoding bifunctional DNA primase/polymerase: MTHPTQPPPHWSTSTMLRVSSEADLRTAALRYARLGIPVFPCVPGGKVPLTPSGFHDASSSEPVVDSWWQRTPDANIGLPTGTVSGVLVVDVDVHPGGSGFEAFERAGSAGLASAWGWLVRTPSGGLHAYYPPSGHREQRSWHVPGAHVDFRGDGGYVVVPPSRIPIDGRGATYTVIAVAQHQPRPIDGAGLRQFLEPPRPLAPNTSLPRVGSRPDKLSAWVASRPEGARNHGLFWAACRMVESGHELGTTLAVLGDAARSSGLPQREAETTIRSAYRIASRLSPASSPHPTRAAEQVIGL; this comes from the coding sequence ATGACCCACCCGACACAGCCCCCGCCACACTGGTCCACCTCGACCATGCTCCGCGTGTCCAGCGAGGCCGACCTGCGCACAGCCGCCCTGCGGTATGCGCGGCTCGGGATCCCGGTCTTCCCCTGCGTGCCTGGCGGCAAGGTGCCCCTGACACCCAGCGGGTTCCACGACGCCAGCTCATCCGAACCTGTCGTCGACTCGTGGTGGCAGCGCACCCCGGACGCGAACATAGGTCTGCCAACCGGCACCGTGTCCGGCGTACTCGTCGTCGACGTGGACGTCCACCCGGGTGGTTCCGGGTTCGAGGCGTTTGAGCGCGCGGGCTCCGCCGGGCTCGCGAGCGCCTGGGGTTGGCTGGTGCGCACGCCGTCCGGAGGGCTGCACGCCTACTACCCGCCGTCGGGACACCGCGAGCAGCGCTCATGGCACGTGCCAGGCGCTCACGTCGACTTCCGTGGCGACGGCGGCTACGTCGTCGTCCCCCCGTCCCGGATTCCGATTGACGGCCGCGGCGCCACCTACACCGTCATCGCGGTCGCCCAGCACCAACCGCGACCCATTGACGGAGCGGGACTCCGGCAGTTCCTCGAACCCCCTCGCCCGTTGGCGCCCAACACCTCGCTGCCCCGCGTCGGTAGCCGGCCAGACAAGCTGTCCGCGTGGGTGGCCAGCCGCCCGGAGGGCGCGAGGAACCACGGACTCTTCTGGGCCGCCTGCCGGATGGTCGAGAGCGGTCACGAGCTGGGCACCACCCTGGCCGTCCTCGGCGACGCGGCACGGTCCTCCGGCCTCCCTCAGCGTGAGGCGGAGACGACGATTCGCTCGGCGTACCGGATCGCCTCGCGACTCTCCCCCGCGAGCAGCCCACACCCGACTCGGGCGGCTGAGCAGGTGATCGGGCTGTGA
- a CDS encoding M23 family metallopeptidase, translated as MSKAAVGLGLLVLLFGPASALLSLAAVLNPAAQASCRPKTAITVGAVPDHLLATTTGGVAVRLQRTQLQRAATTVSVGLAAGAGRDGVEVALMAALTESSLRMLSNAAAYPESATLPNDGDGSDHDSLGMFQMRPSTGWGTVRQLMEPDYQARAFFGGLGGPNHGSPRGLLDIPGWRQLAPAAAAQAVEVSAYPDRYATYEPVAEAILRALTSSAGGGPLPGGESTRVVFPLPAGTWHRTDAFGPRTDPVTGQPSLHTGVDYAAPAGTPILAVADGRVVFAGAVPSGYAHLILIQHRLGGREVVSGYAHMYAEGIGVREGQSVTAGQQIGVVGADGKATGPHLHFEIRPGGPDATPIDPEPWLASHGAANLSGAATAPAAGCPGSSMADATAYPGGNPDRMVDDPTSNGQITARTAYVLAQVRRRFPSTSWACWRAGSSRSEHPQGRACDGTFGNSIGQAATGHALELGWQVTNWLKENARTLGIEYLIWQGRIWSVARASEGWRPYDGGGLHDPHTVTGGHYDHLHWTCAR; from the coding sequence ATGTCGAAGGCAGCCGTCGGCCTCGGCCTGCTGGTGCTCCTCTTCGGCCCGGCATCGGCCCTGCTCAGCCTCGCCGCGGTGCTCAACCCGGCGGCCCAGGCCTCATGCCGGCCGAAGACCGCCATCACCGTCGGGGCTGTGCCCGACCATCTCCTGGCCACAACCACGGGCGGTGTTGCCGTCCGACTCCAGCGGACCCAACTGCAGCGCGCCGCCACGACCGTGTCCGTCGGTCTGGCCGCCGGCGCCGGTCGCGACGGAGTCGAGGTCGCGCTCATGGCGGCCCTGACGGAGTCGTCACTGCGGATGCTGTCCAACGCCGCGGCGTACCCCGAGTCGGCCACGCTGCCCAACGATGGCGACGGCTCCGACCACGATTCTCTGGGGATGTTCCAGATGCGGCCCAGCACTGGCTGGGGAACGGTCCGGCAGCTGATGGAGCCCGACTACCAGGCGCGTGCCTTCTTCGGTGGCCTCGGCGGTCCGAACCACGGGTCGCCTCGCGGTCTCCTCGATATTCCTGGCTGGCGGCAGTTGGCGCCTGCGGCGGCGGCCCAGGCCGTCGAGGTGTCGGCTTACCCCGACCGGTACGCCACATACGAGCCTGTCGCTGAGGCGATCCTTCGGGCCCTCACCAGCAGTGCAGGTGGTGGTCCGCTCCCTGGTGGTGAATCCACACGGGTCGTCTTCCCCTTGCCGGCCGGGACGTGGCATCGGACCGACGCATTTGGGCCGCGCACCGACCCCGTGACCGGCCAACCAAGCCTGCACACCGGTGTCGACTACGCCGCGCCGGCGGGCACGCCCATCCTTGCGGTCGCCGACGGACGCGTCGTGTTCGCTGGCGCCGTCCCTTCCGGCTATGCCCACCTGATCCTGATCCAGCACCGGCTCGGCGGCCGTGAGGTCGTCTCGGGCTACGCCCACATGTACGCCGAAGGCATCGGTGTCCGCGAAGGACAGTCAGTCACTGCGGGCCAGCAGATCGGTGTCGTCGGGGCGGACGGAAAGGCCACCGGACCTCACCTGCACTTCGAGATCCGACCTGGTGGGCCGGACGCTACGCCGATCGACCCCGAGCCCTGGCTCGCGTCGCACGGTGCCGCGAACCTCTCGGGGGCAGCGACGGCACCAGCCGCCGGCTGTCCTGGCTCCTCGATGGCGGACGCGACGGCCTACCCGGGCGGCAACCCCGACCGGATGGTCGACGACCCCACGTCGAACGGACAGATCACCGCGCGCACCGCCTATGTGCTCGCGCAGGTGCGTCGTCGATTCCCGAGCACTTCCTGGGCGTGCTGGAGGGCCGGCAGCTCGCGATCCGAACATCCACAGGGGCGTGCCTGTGACGGCACCTTCGGCAACTCGATCGGTCAGGCAGCCACCGGCCACGCCCTCGAGCTGGGCTGGCAGGTCACCAACTGGCTCAAGGAGAACGCCCGCACCCTCGGGATCGAGTACCTCATCTGGCAGGGGCGGATCTGGTCGGTCGCCCGGGCCTCCGAGGGCTGGCGACCCTACGACGGCGGGGGCCTCCACGATCCCCACACCGTGACGGGAGGTCATTACGACCACCTCCACTGGACCTGCGCCCGGTAG
- a CDS encoding cell wall protein, translating to MGTWLAITSRPSNPPPGSAPPPALESAIDPVTPIPHPAGVAESLKPLAKTSSPARFAEAVAHALFDWDTTWPAPVSDYTGRLLAVADPTGEESPGLVADIASYLPTTGSWVFLKQYYTRQWLEVSSVTVPELWTQALAEAGPGSLAPGTTAYTIRAVRHRAGVWEDEPVSSAHDVAFTIFMVCEPSYPACHLLRLSRLDEPLD from the coding sequence GTGGGCACCTGGCTGGCCATCACGAGCCGGCCCTCGAACCCGCCGCCCGGATCCGCGCCGCCACCCGCCCTCGAATCCGCCATCGACCCCGTCACGCCGATCCCGCACCCTGCCGGAGTCGCTGAGTCCCTCAAGCCGTTGGCGAAAACGAGTAGCCCGGCTCGGTTCGCGGAGGCCGTGGCGCACGCGCTGTTCGACTGGGACACGACATGGCCGGCCCCGGTGAGCGACTACACCGGGCGGCTGTTGGCCGTTGCCGATCCCACGGGCGAGGAGTCCCCCGGTCTGGTCGCCGACATCGCGTCCTACCTACCCACGACCGGCTCATGGGTGTTCCTCAAGCAGTACTACACACGCCAGTGGCTTGAGGTCTCCTCGGTCACCGTCCCCGAGCTGTGGACCCAAGCTCTCGCCGAGGCAGGCCCGGGCAGCCTGGCGCCGGGCACGACCGCGTACACGATCCGGGCAGTTCGCCACCGCGCCGGAGTCTGGGAGGACGAGCCCGTCAGCTCCGCCCACGACGTCGCCTTCACGATCTTCATGGTCTGCGAACCGTCCTATCCGGCCTGCCACCTGTTGAGGCTGTCGCGTCTCGACGAGCCGCTGGACTGA
- a CDS encoding ParB N-terminal domain-containing protein — protein sequence MPDGGHIELERSVESIAVGVRHRQDLGDLAPLVASIDRLGLLQPITIAPDGTLLCGRRRLEAIRLLRWQSVKVWVRSGLSDELNSLLAQQDDNLLHKPLSVLEAASLYRELKVVLAEDAARRQRATQFGAPNPAEAPGGAESAPPSPPGKSRRQAAELVTGTAAYNRLEQVNGLEDIAADETQPAPVRGLAATALHSIRDGSAVNPWFNEVREIRDDGRAMTDDELERLAQQALQRIDNPVRRRPVSAARHKRSTRAFVHTWTDMDGWSSAYDATEIGAALTDQEWALFDRVLQETVSFHQAAQRRRTAPPATAAG from the coding sequence ATGCCTGACGGGGGCCACATCGAGCTCGAGCGGAGCGTGGAGTCGATCGCTGTCGGCGTTCGCCACCGTCAGGACCTCGGCGACCTTGCTCCTCTCGTCGCATCGATCGACAGGCTCGGGCTGCTCCAGCCAATCACCATCGCGCCGGACGGCACCCTTCTCTGCGGTCGCCGCCGTCTGGAGGCCATCCGGCTGCTGAGGTGGCAGAGCGTCAAGGTGTGGGTGCGTTCGGGCCTGTCCGATGAGCTCAACAGTCTCCTGGCGCAGCAGGACGACAACCTGCTGCACAAGCCGCTGTCCGTGCTCGAGGCAGCGAGCCTCTACCGAGAACTCAAGGTGGTGCTCGCCGAGGACGCCGCCCGGCGGCAGCGCGCGACCCAATTCGGCGCCCCCAATCCCGCGGAAGCACCCGGTGGTGCCGAATCGGCACCACCGTCCCCACCCGGGAAGTCCCGCAGGCAGGCCGCGGAGCTGGTCACCGGAACGGCGGCCTACAACCGACTCGAGCAGGTCAACGGGCTCGAGGACATCGCGGCCGACGAGACCCAACCCGCCCCCGTTCGCGGACTCGCGGCCACGGCCCTGCACAGCATCCGCGACGGCTCGGCCGTGAACCCGTGGTTCAACGAAGTCAGGGAGATCCGCGACGACGGCAGAGCGATGACCGACGACGAGCTCGAGCGTCTGGCGCAGCAGGCGCTACAGCGGATCGACAATCCCGTCAGGCGGCGGCCCGTCTCTGCGGCACGCCACAAGCGATCCACGCGAGCTTTCGTGCACACCTGGACCGACATGGACGGCTGGTCATCGGCGTACGACGCAACCGAGATCGGCGCCGCGTTGACCGACCAGGAGTGGGCGCTGTTCGACCGGGTGCTCCAGGAGACGGTCAGCTTCCACCAGGCCGCACAGCGTCGGCGCACGGCGCCCCCGGCGACCGCGGCCGGGTGA
- a CDS encoding serine/arginine repetitive matrix protein 2, with amino-acid sequence MSADFRRAEGLRTLLLRLEDEGPDAWRHDAEAADLMRFTIEKYGALARKHGLQPEDAAVAAFEVMRTRAVRTALDPWAVVTRAVQVTLIAEERANGLLCSTSRARRLAQSGQHDAERLSERETPLYEFHPAFRVPAAQDAIELDNPALPTEDQTGAYQAVDTTIALFVALGWPPDTARAALEYVSARLIEAGSRSNAHEVLRRDQHARALLDLDRRAWATLLRVVLGSPNKDLEHTAAGRGLLLRLLIDEKLDELLADDELVASIHGSGARGAGSAHA; translated from the coding sequence ATGAGCGCCGACTTCCGCCGCGCCGAGGGACTGCGGACCCTGCTGCTGCGGCTTGAGGACGAGGGTCCTGATGCGTGGCGTCACGACGCCGAGGCCGCGGACCTCATGCGGTTCACGATCGAGAAGTACGGCGCTCTCGCGCGCAAGCACGGGCTGCAGCCGGAGGACGCCGCCGTGGCCGCGTTCGAGGTCATGCGCACCCGGGCGGTGCGAACGGCACTCGATCCCTGGGCCGTCGTGACGCGCGCCGTTCAGGTGACCCTGATCGCCGAAGAGCGAGCCAACGGGCTGCTCTGCTCGACCTCCCGGGCACGCCGGCTCGCGCAGAGCGGACAGCACGATGCCGAGCGACTGTCCGAGAGAGAGACCCCGCTGTACGAGTTCCACCCCGCGTTCCGGGTCCCGGCCGCACAGGACGCCATCGAACTCGACAACCCGGCCCTGCCGACCGAGGACCAGACGGGTGCGTACCAGGCCGTGGACACCACGATCGCGCTCTTCGTGGCGCTCGGTTGGCCACCCGACACCGCCCGCGCGGCGCTCGAGTACGTCAGCGCTCGCCTGATCGAGGCGGGTTCTCGCTCCAACGCCCACGAGGTGCTGCGCCGCGACCAACACGCCCGCGCCCTCCTCGACCTCGACCGCCGGGCGTGGGCGACGTTGTTGCGCGTCGTGCTCGGAAGTCCGAACAAGGATCTCGAACACACCGCCGCCGGCCGAGGACTCCTGCTCCGCCTCCTGATCGACGAAAAGCTCGACGAGCTCCTCGCCGACGACGAGCTGGTCGCGTCGATCCATGGCAGCGGTGCCCGCGGGGCAGGGAGCGCTCATGCCTGA